A genomic segment from Actinomycetota bacterium encodes:
- a CDS encoding OB-fold nucleic acid binding domain-containing protein, which translates to MTFFKDLLEKLARPAQEIRAEHLREWAASVPGTVPIADAQCRCRCKIAGVIQNVRIDPREGSGSIEATIDDGSGRLVVKWLGRHKLSGIGLGNGLILEGTVGEGRGRQLQILNPEYQLIAAPEHG; encoded by the coding sequence GTGACATTCTTCAAGGACTTGCTCGAAAAGCTGGCTCGTCCGGCGCAAGAGATACGAGCGGAACACCTGCGGGAGTGGGCGGCGTCGGTGCCGGGAACGGTCCCGATCGCAGACGCCCAATGCCGGTGTCGCTGCAAGATCGCAGGCGTCATCCAGAACGTTCGCATAGACCCGCGCGAGGGCAGCGGGTCTATCGAGGCAACCATCGACGACGGGAGCGGAAGGCTCGTCGTGAAGTGGCTGGGGCGCCACAAGCTGTCGGGTATCGGTCTAGGGAACGGACTGATCCTCGAAGGCACGGTGGGTGAAGGTCGCGGACGCCAGCTCCAGATCTTGAACCCGGAGTACCAGCTGATCGCTGCGCCGGAGCACGGTTAA
- a CDS encoding TrkA family potassium uptake protein, translating to MHVIIAGCGRVGSELATNLQRLGHTISIIDKNRKAFERLKADFSGNKVVGFAFDREVLSEAGIEEAAAFASVTSGDNSNILAARVAKDHYRVPHVVARIYDPRRAQIYQRLGIQTVATVRWTTDQILRSLIPDEVPVEYTVDNGEVVVTALAAPGEIVGRKALEVDHAGLRRVVAVSRFGVPRIPDKNFTIQDGDILYVSAARGHLTDMDGEIKKVGQPE from the coding sequence GTGCACGTCATCATCGCCGGCTGCGGCCGGGTCGGCTCCGAGCTGGCGACGAACCTTCAGCGACTCGGCCACACCATCTCGATCATCGACAAGAACCGGAAAGCGTTCGAGCGGTTGAAGGCCGACTTCTCGGGCAACAAGGTCGTCGGGTTCGCGTTCGATAGAGAGGTGCTGTCCGAAGCAGGGATCGAGGAAGCAGCTGCGTTCGCTTCGGTCACGAGCGGCGACAACTCGAACATCCTCGCGGCACGGGTGGCGAAGGACCACTACCGGGTCCCCCACGTGGTCGCGAGGATCTACGACCCGCGCCGGGCGCAGATCTACCAACGTCTCGGGATCCAGACGGTGGCCACCGTCAGGTGGACGACGGACCAGATCCTCAGGTCGTTGATCCCTGACGAGGTTCCGGTCGAGTACACAGTCGACAACGGCGAGGTCGTAGTGACCGCGCTCGCCGCGCCGGGCGAGATCGTGGGAAGGAAGGCTCTGGAGGTTGACCACGCAGGTCTCAGGCGTGTGGTCGCCGTCAGCCGCTTCGGCGTTCCGCGCATCCCGGACAAGAACTTCACGATCCAAGACGGCGACATCCTGTACGTATCCGCGGCGCGCGGGCACCTGACCGATATGGATGGCGAGATCAAGAAGGTCGGGCAGCCCGAATGA
- a CDS encoding TrkA family potassium uptake protein, producing MKQKAIRIAIAGAGNVGSYVAKDLRAKGHDVVLIEQNEDLIESLRGELDVSWVRGDACEVHTLDSAVLTSCEVMVAATGDDEDNLVIALLAKQEFTVPRVIARVNHPDNEWLFTETWGVDVAVSTPHLLTSLVEEAVSVGDLVRLLHLEKGKVSLLEVTLAEGSPAEGKTVGDLKMPPDCTLVAVVRDRHVIAPTKETPLHPGDEVMALAAPEAESDLKRELTGD from the coding sequence ATGAAGCAGAAAGCCATCCGGATCGCGATCGCGGGAGCTGGAAACGTCGGGAGCTACGTGGCCAAAGACCTGCGAGCGAAAGGTCACGACGTCGTGCTGATCGAGCAGAACGAGGACCTCATCGAGTCGCTTCGCGGCGAGCTGGATGTCAGCTGGGTCCGCGGCGACGCCTGCGAGGTCCACACGCTGGACTCGGCGGTCCTCACCTCGTGCGAGGTCATGGTCGCCGCCACCGGCGATGACGAGGACAACCTCGTGATCGCGCTGTTGGCGAAGCAGGAGTTCACGGTCCCCCGGGTCATCGCTAGGGTCAATCACCCCGACAACGAGTGGCTGTTCACCGAGACCTGGGGTGTGGACGTCGCGGTCAGCACGCCGCACCTCTTGACGTCTCTGGTCGAGGAGGCTGTGTCGGTCGGCGACCTCGTCCGGCTCCTGCACCTCGAGAAGGGAAAGGTGTCGCTACTAGAGGTGACGCTGGCGGAGGGGTCGCCTGCAGAGGGCAAGACCGTGGGCGACCTGAAGATGCCGCCCGATTGCACGCTCGTGGCCGTCGTTCGGGATCGGCACGTGATCGCGCCGACGAAGGAGACGCCGCTTCATCCCGGCGACGAGGTGATGGCGCTGGCTGCACCCGAGGCAGAGAGCGACCTGAAGCGCGAGCTCACCGGCGACTAG
- a CDS encoding HDIG domain-containing protein — protein MDRSHALEIARKYTDKEITYRHLISVEGVMRALARHFGEDEQRWGYAGLFHDLDYDKTADDFERHTELTVEWLRSEGYSDEGVLNAIVAHKEERFRTDLMSQAIVHADAVAGLLVASALVRPEKAAGMKVSSVKKKLKEKSFAPGVEREEIREVEDKIGIPMDEFIAISIGGLQEVAAEIDLA, from the coding sequence GTGGACAGAAGTCACGCGCTCGAGATCGCCCGGAAGTACACCGACAAGGAGATCACCTACCGACACCTGATCTCGGTCGAGGGCGTGATGCGCGCTCTCGCCCGGCACTTCGGTGAGGACGAACAGAGGTGGGGATACGCGGGATTGTTCCACGACCTCGACTACGACAAGACCGCCGACGACTTCGAGCGCCACACCGAGCTCACGGTGGAGTGGCTGCGCTCAGAGGGCTATTCGGACGAGGGCGTCCTGAACGCCATAGTCGCCCACAAAGAGGAACGATTCCGCACCGACCTGATGTCGCAAGCGATCGTGCACGCCGACGCGGTGGCGGGTCTGCTGGTGGCGAGCGCGCTGGTGCGACCGGAGAAGGCCGCGGGGATGAAGGTGTCTTCGGTGAAGAAGAAACTGAAAGAGAAGTCGTTTGCCCCCGGGGTCGAGCGCGAGGAGATCAGGGAGGTCGAAGACAAGATCGGCATCCCGATGGACGAGTTCATCGCGATATCCATCGGCGGCCTGCAAGAGGTCGCCGCCGAGATCGACCTCGCCTAG
- a CDS encoding DedA family protein, producing MEALVEPLIQLMEGWVEDYGYLAIFVLMLLESALIPFPSEVTMLAGGFYAAEGSLDLFWVGVAGVAGNMVGSWVAYAIGRKTGRAVLDRYGRYVLIRSHDVDRAEVWWDRHGEAATFFSRLLPVIRTFISLPAGIAKMPIGKFSVYTFLGVVPWTFGLAYLGVVVGENWERVLDYFDLPTLLIGLALVLTAGIWYLRRRKQAQAAAAAAPDAD from the coding sequence ATGGAAGCCCTGGTAGAGCCCTTGATCCAGCTGATGGAGGGGTGGGTCGAGGACTACGGATACCTCGCGATATTCGTCCTCATGCTCCTCGAATCCGCGCTGATCCCGTTCCCCAGCGAGGTCACGATGCTGGCCGGCGGCTTCTACGCCGCGGAGGGGTCGCTGGATCTTTTCTGGGTCGGGGTCGCGGGGGTCGCGGGGAACATGGTCGGGTCCTGGGTCGCCTACGCCATCGGGCGCAAGACCGGCCGCGCCGTGCTCGATCGTTACGGGCGGTACGTCTTGATCCGAAGCCACGATGTCGACCGGGCGGAGGTCTGGTGGGACCGCCACGGCGAGGCGGCGACGTTCTTCAGCCGGTTGCTGCCGGTGATCCGGACCTTCATCTCGCTCCCCGCTGGGATCGCGAAGATGCCCATCGGCAAGTTCAGCGTGTACACGTTCCTCGGGGTCGTGCCATGGACGTTCGGGCTCGCATACCTGGGTGTGGTCGTGGGTGAGAACTGGGAGCGGGTCCTCGATTACTTCGATCTGCCGACGCTGCTGATCGGACTCGCTCTCGTGCTGACCGCTGGGATCTGGTACCTCAGGCGCCGCAAGCAGGCCCAGGCGGCCGCTGCGGCCGCGCCCGACGCGGACTAG